A section of the Paramisgurnus dabryanus chromosome 4, PD_genome_1.1, whole genome shotgun sequence genome encodes:
- the LOC135746652 gene encoding ATP-dependent RNA helicase DDX39A-like, translating into MAENDVDNELLDYEEDEEPQTAADSAAPTSKKEVKGSYVSIHSSGFRDFLLKPELLRAIVDCGFEHPSEVQHECIPQAILGMDILCQAKSGMGKTAVFVLATLQQIEPVDGQVSVLVMCHTRELAFQISKEYERFSKYMSNVKCAVFFGGLSIKNDEDVLKKNCPHIVVGTPGRILALIRNKTLNLKNVKHFVLDECDKMLEQLDMRRDVQDIFRLTPHEKQCMMFSATLSKEIRPVCRKFMQDPMEVFVDDETKLTLHGLQQYYVKLKDSEKNRKLFDLLDVLEFNQVVIFVKSVPRCVALSQLLVEQNFPAIAIHRGMAQEERLSRYQQFKDFQRRILVATNLFGRGMDIERVNIVFNYDMPEDSDTYLHRVARAGRFGTKGLAVTFVSDETDAKTLNDVQDRFEVNVAELPEEIDISTYIEQSR; encoded by the exons ATGGCCGAAAACGATGTTGACAATGAGCTGTTGGACTACGAGGAGGATGAGGAGCCACAGACCGCCGCAGACAGTGCTGCTCCCACCAGCAAAAAGGAGGTTAAGGGCTCGTACGTCTCCATTCACAGCTCTGGATTCCGTGATTTCCTCCTAAAACCAGAGCTGCTTCGTGCTATTGTTGACTGTGGTTTTGAACATCCTTCTGAGG TCCAACATGAGTGCATTCCACAAGCCATCTTGGGTATGGACATCCTGTGCCAGGCCAAGTCTGGTATGGGAAAAACGGCTGTATTCGTGCTTGCAACACTCCAACAAATCGAGCCAGTGGATGGGCAG GTTTCTGTTTTGGTTATGTGCCACACACGTGAACTGGCCTTTCAGATCAGTAAAGAGTATGAGCGTTTCTCCAAGTACATGTCCAACGTTAAGTGTGCTGTCTTCTTCGGTGGGTTGTCCATAAAGAACGACGAAGACGTGTTGAAGAAGAACTGCCCTCACATCGTGGTGGGAACACCCGGCAGGATCCTCGCCCTCATTCGCAACAAGACACTTAACCTCAAAAATGTCAAGCACTTTGTTTTGGATGAGTGTGACAAGATGTTGGAGCAGCTGG ATATGAGACGGGATGTCCAGGATATCTTCAGACTGACCCCCCACGAGAAGCAATGCATGATGTTCAGCGCCACACTAAGCAAAGAGATCCGGCCGGTCTGTCGCAAGTTCATGCAAGAT CCAATGGAGGTGTTTGTTGATGATGAGACCAAGCTGACCCTACATGGTCTTCAGCAATACTACGTCAAACTGAAGGACAGTGAGAAGAACCGCAAACTGTTTGACCTACTTGACGTTCTTGAGTTCAACCAG GTGGTGATATTTGTGAAGTCAGTTCCCCGTTGTGTAGCTCTGTCTCAGCTGTTGGTTGAACAGAATTTCCCTGCCATCGCTATCCATAGAGGCATGGCTCAGGAAGAGAG ATTGTCTCGGTATCAACAGTTTAAAGACTTCCAAAGGAGAATTCTGGTGGCTACAAATCTGTTTGGTCGTGGGATGGATATTGAGCGTGTTAACATTGTTTTTAACTATGACATGCCTGAGGACTCGGACACATATCTGCATAGG GTGGCTCGTGCTGGTAGGTTTGGCACAAAAGGATTAGCCGTAACCTTTGTATCGGATGAAACCGATGCAAAAACCCTGAATGACGTACAGGACCGATTTGAAGTCAACGTAGCGGAGTTGCCTGAGGAGATTGACATCTCCACTTACA TTGAGCAGTCGAGATGA